A genomic region of Serratia fonticola contains the following coding sequences:
- a CDS encoding DUF4312 family protein has translation MKENYTTSVKVEGKGDSKAKAFASALANVQGAVLKSTSNILLRIEPQDVKILKAEEKTTKEKFLFFFLPRERKSYAVSLEITVSVTIINTEKVVFTTK, from the coding sequence ATGAAAGAAAACTATACCACATCAGTGAAGGTGGAGGGTAAAGGCGACAGTAAAGCGAAAGCCTTTGCCTCTGCATTAGCCAATGTACAAGGCGCAGTTTTAAAATCCACCAGTAATATTCTGCTGCGTATTGAGCCGCAGGACGTCAAAATATTAAAGGCGGAAGAGAAAACAACCAAAGAAAAGTTTCTTTTCTTCTTTCTGCCGCGAGAAAGAAAAAGCTATGCCGTTTCTTTGGAAATAACCGTGAGTGTGACGATCATCAATACCGAGAAGGTGGTCTTCACCACGAAATAA
- a CDS encoding DUF4311 domain-containing protein produces MFLIILFKSIIIGGLVGVGVGAGAARMFHAPTTQGMGAFRTLGELNSCEGDPASHFSFGLGFFFNAWASSVAAGAFTQDVDHRIIPNWGAAALMIKNRNVAETLHDPKKMAIACGIIGILVVAFLNTTASAVPAALQVTAIKVLVPAANLLVNTVMPVIFWLAAIEAGKRSGFWGTIFGGLAQLIMGNAVPGLVLGILIGKGVEESGWNKVTKIMMAVIVLLFVLSGFFRGFDMKLLESFSLGVPGWLDAIHNTLSGK; encoded by the coding sequence ATGTTTTTAATCATCTTATTTAAGTCGATTATTATCGGCGGGCTAGTTGGTGTCGGCGTAGGGGCCGGTGCCGCACGTATGTTCCATGCTCCGACAACGCAGGGTATGGGAGCTTTTCGTACCTTGGGTGAGCTGAATTCCTGTGAAGGCGATCCGGCTTCTCACTTCTCATTTGGCCTGGGTTTCTTCTTTAATGCCTGGGCGTCTTCCGTGGCGGCCGGTGCCTTCACGCAGGATGTGGATCACCGCATTATTCCCAACTGGGGCGCCGCGGCCTTGATGATCAAGAACCGTAACGTGGCTGAAACGCTGCACGATCCGAAAAAAATGGCGATCGCCTGCGGCATCATTGGCATCTTGGTTGTGGCCTTCCTTAACACGACAGCTTCGGCAGTTCCGGCCGCCTTGCAGGTGACCGCGATCAAGGTGCTGGTACCAGCGGCTAACCTGCTGGTGAATACCGTGATGCCGGTCATCTTCTGGTTGGCTGCCATCGAAGCCGGTAAGCGTTCAGGCTTCTGGGGCACCATCTTTGGTGGTTTGGCCCAGTTGATCATGGGTAACGCCGTACCGGGTCTGGTGCTGGGGATCCTGATCGGTAAAGGCGTCGAAGAGAGCGGCTGGAACAAAGTCACCAAGATCATGATGGCGGTGATTGTGCTGTTGTTCGTGCTGAGCGGTTTCTTCCGTGGCTTTGATATGAAACTTCTCGAGTCCTTCAGCCTGGGCGTGCCTGGCTGGTTGGATGCCATTCATAACACCCTGAGCGGTAAATAA
- a CDS encoding DUF4310 family protein, with amino-acid sequence MEAQAQKGFWYADWSFPIFVGLLSSGVFAGTHMYYLYGIGAFNEVAFVSMLRAGMDTGVYGAVAAFGASFLFARIIEGSLVGILDIGGAIQTGVGLGVPALLLGAGIVFPVANFAASLVTGLVIGLAIGYLIILARKFTINQSNSTYGADVMMGAGNSSGRFLGPLIILSAMAASIPIGVGSLLGALLFYIWGKPITGGAILGAMILGAIFPVAIS; translated from the coding sequence ATGGAAGCACAAGCTCAAAAAGGCTTCTGGTATGCCGACTGGTCGTTCCCGATTTTTGTTGGCCTGCTTTCGTCCGGCGTATTCGCCGGGACACATATGTATTACCTGTATGGCATTGGCGCGTTTAACGAAGTGGCTTTCGTTTCTATGCTGCGTGCCGGGATGGACACCGGGGTGTACGGCGCGGTAGCGGCGTTCGGTGCCAGCTTCCTGTTTGCCCGAATCATTGAAGGCTCGCTGGTCGGGATCCTGGATATCGGCGGGGCAATCCAGACCGGGGTGGGGCTGGGGGTACCTGCGCTGTTGCTGGGGGCGGGGATTGTTTTCCCGGTCGCCAACTTTGCCGCCTCGCTGGTCACCGGCCTGGTCATTGGTCTGGCGATTGGTTATCTGATTATTCTGGCGCGTAAATTCACCATCAATCAGAGCAACTCCACTTACGGCGCGGACGTAATGATGGGGGCCGGTAACTCCTCCGGGCGCTTCCTGGGTCCATTGATCATCCTGTCAGCCATGGCAGCATCGATTCCAATTGGTGTGGGTTCTCTGCTGGGGGCACTGCTGTTTTATATCTGGGGCAAGCCAATCACTGGCGGTGCAATCCTGGGGGCGATGATCTTGGGGGCAATTTTCCCGGTAGCCATTTCTTAA